The sequence CGACGACGGGCAGCAGCATGTCGGCCGCGACGATCACGCGCGCCTGCAGGTCGGTGAGCTGATACGTGAGCTCGTGCTCCTTGTTGAGCGGCCCGCACGGGCAGACGACCGCGCCGATCTTCTGGATACCGTAATGCGCGATCAGATACTGCGGGCAATTGTTCATGAACAGTGCGACCGGCTCGCCCTTCGCGACGCCGAGCGCCTGCAGCCGCGCCGCGAACGCGTCGCTCGCGGCGTCGAGTTCCGCCCAGGTGATTGTTCGTCCGTACCAGATCTGCGCCGCGCGGGACGGCATGGTGCGCGCGTGAGCGCGCAGGGTCTCGTGCAACGGCAAGGCACGGGGTGCGGCATCGGCCATGAATGTGTCTCCTATGTCGACCGGAGTTAGCGCTTTAGCGCTTACTCCGGTCCCATGCAGAGCTGTCGACCGGAGTTAGCGCTTTAGCGCTTACTTCGGTCCCATGCAGAGCTGTCGACCGGAGTTAGCGCTTTAGCGCTTACTCTGGTCCCATGCAAGGTCTGTGTCATGATTCGCCGGCACGGGTACCGTGGTCCGAAACGAATTCGTGCCGGGTTGCAACACTCTCTGCGGTGTCCGTTAATATATACCCACCAGTATTATTTTTGATACCACCAAGTATGAAATCGTTGCCGAGCCTTCCCGCGAAGTCCGGACGCCAGCGCGTAGCCACGCACGGCACGGACGAAAAGCGCGAGCGCATCCTCGATGCGGCGGAACAGCTGTTCGCCGCGCAGGGCTATGCGAACACGACCGTCGAGCAGATCGTCCAGGCGCTCGGCGTGACCAAGCCGTTCGTGTACTACTACTTCAGCAGCAAGCAGGAGATCTTCGAGACGCTGGCGTGGCGGCCGGCCGTCGCGTGCTTTACCGTATTGGATTTTCCCGACGACGATTCGCGCCCGGCGCACGAGAAGGTGAAAACCGGGATCGAGCAGTTGATCCGCGCGACGATCGAGCATTACCCGAGCTCGTTCTTCCCCGCGCGCGAGCCGCAAGCGTTCCGCCCCGACTATCTGGTGCGGCAGCGAGAACTCGCTGAGCATTTTTACGAGCGCCTGTGCGCGCTGCTCGAAGAGGGCCGCGACGACGGCTGGTTCGATTTCAACGAAACGCGTGTGACTGCGCACGCCGCGTGCAGCGTGTCGGGCTTCCTGTACTCATGGTACAAACCCGACGGCAGGCTCAACGTGGACGAAATCGTGCCGGAGCTCGTGAAGACCGCCTGCCGTGCGCTCGGACTGCGCAGCACGCGGCGCAAGCAGCGTAGCGATGCGCGATCGTGATCAGCATCATCGCGATGCGGCGAACCCCAATACACGTCACGACCGCTCAAATACAACGCGTTTCACGCGGCGCGCCCCTGGGCCATTCGCTGAGCTGGACTTTTTCCGGCAGTCGACCGTGAGACTCTTGCCAGACACTCGACATAAACCTCCTCTGTGCTATCTGCAAAAGACTGCAATGAGAACTGCGCCTCGCTCTTGGCACGTGCAGCGGCACCAGCACGCTTGACCTCGCACCGGTTGCCCAGCAGGAGTGCGAGAATCTGAGCGATGTACCCGCATCCACCAAGCGGGACGACCCAACCATCCTCGCCGGGGGTTACGTTTTCAGGCAACCCACCCGTGTCGGAAACAATCACCGGCTTACCCATCGCCATCATCTCGCGGCATGCGAATGACAGCGCTTCTCGCTGCGAAAGCACAAAACCCACATCCATCACCGCTACTGCGGGCCGGACATCCCGAAGCATTCCCGTATAGATCACCTGCGCCGCCATCCCCAGCGCAGCCACCCTCGACAGCTGCGTCGCCCCGGGTAATTGCCCCGCGAGGACAATGCGGACGCGTTTGCGCAATGCATCCGGTAACGTGGCAACCGCAGTCACCATGTCCATCCAGCCTTTGTTGTCATCCATGCCCGCGATGCTGCCAACTACCAGCGCATCCTCCGGAATCCCGGGCAAGAGATGACCTCGAATTCTGTCGACGGCGGCCGTCCTCATGGGTACAAAGCGTCCGAGATCGATCCCGTGCCGCACAACCCAATTAGCCTTGCGTCCATAAACGGTTTTCGCTAGCCGATTGCGCGTGTATGCCGAAACAGAAATTACCGCATCGGTCCCCAACGTGCCCTTAAGCCATGTGGTTACGCTTTTCGCCGGCAGATCATTGTGT comes from Burkholderia sp. GAS332 and encodes:
- a CDS encoding transcriptional regulator, TetR family — translated: MKSLPSLPAKSGRQRVATHGTDEKRERILDAAEQLFAAQGYANTTVEQIVQALGVTKPFVYYYFSSKQEIFETLAWRPAVACFTVLDFPDDDSRPAHEKVKTGIEQLIRATIEHYPSSFFPAREPQAFRPDYLVRQRELAEHFYERLCALLEEGRDDGWFDFNETRVTAHAACSVSGFLYSWYKPDGRLNVDEIVPELVKTACRALGLRSTRRKQRSDARS
- a CDS encoding Glycosyltransferase involved in cell wall bisynthesis produces the protein MKILYTNFHAGDGGGHTTYILNLAEALRGRHRVTIAAPRSSRLYLSAGQMPDVDVIALDFRNTLTSMVNTGRALRRLIKLNGFDIVHVNGSADHRIAMLATTGIGKSRPCIVYTKHNDLPAKSVTTWLKGTLGTDAVISVSAYTRNRLAKTVYGRKANWVVRHGIDLGRFVPMRTAAVDRIRGHLLPGIPEDALVVGSIAGMDDNKGWMDMVTAVATLPDALRKRVRIVLAGQLPGATQLSRVAALGMAAQVIYTGMLRDVRPAVAVMDVGFVLSQREALSFACREMMAMGKPVIVSDTGGLPENVTPGEDGWVVPLGGCGYIAQILALLLGNRCEVKRAGAAARAKSEAQFSLQSFADSTEEVYVECLARVSRSTAGKSPAQRMAQGRAA